From a single Phragmites australis chromosome 7, lpPhrAust1.1, whole genome shotgun sequence genomic region:
- the LOC133923530 gene encoding pectinesterase-like, with the protein MAQKFFLGGLSAILVVAVVVGVVATVTRSGNKAGDNFTVPGEATLATSGKSVKSLCAPTLYKESCEKTLTQAANGTENPREVFQSVAKVALESLKSAYERSQTIGDGKSSDPMTKSAREDCKKLLDDSVDDLKGMVEMAGGDVKVLFSRSDDLEHWLTGVMTFIDTCADGFADEKLKADMQHVLRNATELSSNALAITNSLGAIFKKLDLDMFKKDSRRRLLSEQDEQGWPVWMRSPERKLLASGDRNRPQPNAVVAKDGTGQFKSIQEAVNAMPKGHQGRYVIYVKAGLYDEIVMIPKDKVNIFMYGDGPKRSRVTGRKSFADGITTMKTATFSIEASGFICKNMGFHNTAGAERHQAVALRVQGDLAAFYNCRFDAFQDTLYVHARRQFFRNCVISGTIDFIFGNSAAVFQNCLIITRRPMDNQQNSVTAHGRTDPNMKSGLVIQNCRLVPDQKLFPDRFKIPSYLGRPWKEFSRLVIMESTIADFIKPEGYMPWNGDFGLKTLYYAEYNNRGPGAGTSKRVNWPGFRVIGRKEAEQFTAGPFIDGATWLKFTGTPHILGFKL; encoded by the exons ATGGCACAGAAGTTCTTCCTCGGCGGCCTGTCGGCGATCCTTGTCGTCGCGGTCGTCGTCGGCGTGGTCGCCACCGTGACCCGCTCCGGCAACAAGGCTGGTGACAACTTCACCGTCCCGGGGGAGGCCACCTTGGCCACCTCCGGCAAGTCGGTCAAGTCCCTGTGCGCGCCCACGCTGTACAAGGAGTCGTGCGAGAAGACGCTCACCCAGGCCGCTAATGGCACCGAGAACCCGCGCGAGGTCTTCCAGTCGGTCGCTAAGGTGGCGCTAGAGTCGCTCAAGTCGGCGTACGAGAGGTCCCAGACCATCGGCGATGGCAAGTCGAGCGATCCCATGAcgaagagcgcgcgcgaggacTGCAAGAAGCTCCTCGACGATTCGGTCGACGACCTCAAGGGCATGGTCGAGATGGCCGGCGGCGACGTGAAGGTTCTCTTCAGCCGCTCCGACGACCTCGAGCACTGGCTCACCGGGGTCATGACATTCATCGACACCTGCGCCGATGGCTTCGCTGACGAGAAGCTAAAGGCCGACATGCAGCACGTGCTGCGCAACGCCACAGAGCTCAGCAGCAACGCGCTCGCCATCACCAACAGCCTCGGCGCCATCTTCAAGAAGCTCGACCTCGACATGTTCAAGAAGGactcgcgccgccgcctcctctctgAGCAGGACGAGCAGGGCTGGCCCGTGTGGATGCGGTCTCCGGAAAGGAAGCTGCTGGCCTCGGGCGACCGCAACCGGCCGCAGCCGAATGCGGTGGTGGCTAAGGATGGCACCGGCCAATTCAAGTCCATCCAGGAGGCCGTGAACGCCATGCCCAAGGGTCACCAGGGCAGGTATGTCATCTACGTGAAGGCCGGCCTCTACGATGAGATCGTCATGATCCCCAAGGACAAGGTCAACATCTTCATGTACGGCGACGGGCCCAAGCGCAGCCGCGTCACCGGCCGCAAGAGCTTCGCCGACGGGATCACCACCATGAAGACCGCCACCTTCT CCATTGAGGCGTCCGGGTTCATCTGCAAGAACATGGGGTTCCACAACACGGCCGGCGCTGAGAGGCACCAGGCGGTGGCGCTCCGCGTGCAGGGCGACCTCGCGGCGTTCTACAACTGCCGGTTCGATGCGTTCCAGGACACGCTGTACGTGCACGCGCGGCGCCAGTTCTTCCGCAACTGCGTCATCTCCGGTACCATTGACTTCATCTTCGGCAACTCGGCCGCCGTTTTCCAGAACTGCCTCATCATCACGCGGCGGCCCATGGACAACCAGCAGAACTCGGTGACTGCGCACGGGCGCACGGACCCCAACATGAAGTCCGGGCTCGTCATCCAGAATTGCCGCCTCGTGCCGGACCAGAAACTCTTCCCCGACCGCTTCAAGATCCCCTCCTACCTCGGCCGCCCGTGGAAGGAGTTCTCGCGCCTTGTCATCATGGAGAGCACCATCGCCGACTTCATCAAGCCCGAGGGGTACATGCCCTGGAATGGTGACTTCGGGCTGAAGACTCTCTACTACGCAGAGTACAACAACCGCGGCCCCGGCGCCGGCACCAGCAAGAGGGTCAACTGGCCTGGGTTCCGCGTCATCGGCCGTAAAGAGGCCGAGCAGTTCACCGCCGGGCCGTTCATCGACGGCGCGACGTGGCTAAAGTTCACCGGCACGCCGCACATCCTCGGGTTCAAGTTATAA
- the LOC133924345 gene encoding ABC transporter B family member 19-like, which produces MAEEAAKTEAGSCGGGGCEAVKKRADQSVAFHELFSFADPLDWLLMAAGSAGAVVHGAAMPVFFLLFGELVNGFGKNQHNLRRMTDEVSKYSLYFVYLGLVVCFSSYLEIACWMYTGERQVGALRRRYLEAVLRQDVGFFDTDARTGDVVFSVSTDTLLVQDAIGEKVGNFIHYLATFLAGLVVGFVSAWRLALLSIAVIPGIAFAGGLYAYTLTGLTSKSRDSYANAGIIAEQAIAQVRTVYSYVGETKALNSYSEAIQNTLKLGYKAGMAKGLGIGCTYGIACMSWALVFWYAGVFIRNGQTDGGKAFTAIFSAIVGGLSLGQSFSNLGAFSKGKIAGYKLLEVIRQRPTIVQDTADGRYLDDVHGNIEFKEVAFSYPSRPDVMIFRDFSLFFPAGKTAAVVGGSGSGKSTVVALIERFYDPNQGQVLLDNVDIKTLQLKWLRDQIGLVNQEPALFATSIIENILYGKPDATMAEVEAAATAANAHSFIALLPNGYNTHVGERGLQLSGGQKQRIAIARAMLKNPKILLLDEATSALDAGSESIVQEALDRLMVGRTTVVVAHRLSTIRCVDMIAVIQQGQVVETGTHDELLAKGSSGAYAALIRFQETARNRACPSTRKSRSSRLSNSLSTRSLSLRSGSLRNLSYSYSTGADGRIEMVSNADNDRKYPAPKGYFFKLLKLNAPEWPYTILGAIGSILSGFIGPTFAIVMSNMIEVFYFRNPDKMEKKTREYVFIYIGTGLYAVVAYLVQHYFFSIMGENLTTRVRRMMLAVILRNDVGWFDQEENNSSLVAARLATDAADVKSAIAERISVILQNVTSLLVSFVVGFIIEWRVALLILVTFPLLVLANFAQQLSMKGFAGDTAKAHAKTGMIAGEGVSNIRTVAAFNAQDKILSLFCSELRVPQMHSLRRSQISGALFGLSQLSLYASEALILWFGAHLVRSHVSTFSKVIKVFVVLVITANSVAETVSLAPEIVRGGESIRSVFAILNNRTRIDPDEPDTEQVESIRGEIDFRHIDFAYPTRPDVMVFKDFNLRIRAGQSQAIVGASGSGKSTVIALIERFYDPIAGKVMIDGKDIRRLNLKSLRRKIGLVQQEPVLFATSILENIAYGKDGVTEKEVIEAAKVANVHGFVSALPDGYKTPVGERGVQLSGGQKQRIAIARAVLKDPAVLLLDEATSALDAESECVLQEALERIMKGRTAVLVAHRLSTIRGVDSIAVVQDGRVVEQGSHGDLVSRPDGAYSRLLQVQLHHA; this is translated from the exons ATGGCGGAGGAAGCGGCGAAAACGGAGGCGGggagctgcggcggcggcgggtgcgaGGCGGTGAAGAAGCGTGCGGATCAGAGCGTCGCGTTCCACGAGCTGTTCAGCTTCGCGGACCCGCTGGACTGGCTGCTCATGGCGGCGGGGAGCGCCGGCGCGGTGGTGCACGGCGCCGCCATGCCGgtgttcttcctcctcttcggcgagCTCGTCAACGGCTTCGGCAAGAACCAGCACAACCTCCGCCGCATGACGGACGAGGTGTCCAAG TACTCGCTCTACTTCGTCTACCTCGGCCTCGTCGTCTGTTTCTCGTCGTACCTAG AGATTGCgtgctggatgtacaccggtGAGCGCCAGGTGGGCGCGCTGCGGCGGCGGTACCTTGAGGCTGTGCTGCGGCAGGATGTGGGCTTCTTCGACACTGATGCGCGCACCGGAGACGTCGTCTTTAGCGTCTCCACCGACACGCTCCTCGTGCAGGACGCCATCGGCGAGAAG GTCGGCAACTTCATCCATTACCTCGCGACGTTCCTGGCCGGGCTGGTCGTCGGGTTTGTCTCGGCCTGGCGCCTCGCGCTGCTCAGCATCGCCGTCATCCCGGGCATCGCCTTCGCCGGCGGGCTGTACGCGTACACGCTCACCGGCCTCACCTCCAAGAGCCGGGACTCGTATGCCAATGCCGGAATCATAGCCGAGCAG GCCATCGCCCAGGTGAGGACGGTCTATTCCTATGTGGGGGAGACCAAGGCCCTGAACTCCTACTCCGAGGCGATTCAGAACACCCTGAAGCTGGGGTACAAGGCCGGGATGGCCAAGGGGCTCGGCATTGGCTGCACCTACGGAATTGCTTGTATGTCATGGGCGCTAGTGTTCTGGTATGCGGGCGTGTTCATCCGGAACGGCCAGACGGATGGTGGGAAGGCCTTCACGGCGATTTTCTCGGCGATTGTCGGCGGCCT GAGCCTGGGGCAGTCGTTCTCGAACCTTGGAGCATTCAGCAAAGGGAAGATTGCCGGTTACAAGCTGCTGGAGGTGATAAGGCAGAGGCCTACGATAGTTCAGGACACAGCGGACGGGAGGTACCTTGATGATGTTCATGGTAACATAGAGTTCAAGGAAGTGGCCTTCAGCTATCCTTCCCGCCCGGACGTCATGATTTTCCGTGATTTTTCGCTCTTCTTCCCCGCTGGGAAAACTGCAGCGGTTGTCGGAGGCAGTGGGTCTGGAAAGAGCACTGTTGTTGCTCTCATCGAGCGGTTTTATGATCCTAATCAGG GGCAAGTTTTGCTTGATAATGTGGACATCAAGACGCTGCAATTGAAGTGGCTCAGAGATCAGATTGGtttggtgaatcaggaacctGCACTTTTTGCAACATCCATCATTGAAAATATTCTTTATGGAAAACCTGATGCCACAATGGCTGAGGTTGAGGCTGCGGCTACTGCCGCCAACGCCCATAGCTTCATTGCTCTTCTTCCTAATGGCTACAACACTCAT GTGGGAGAGAGGGGACTTCAGCTCTCAGGTGGTCAGAAGCAACGTATTGCCATTGCTCGTGCAATGCTGAAGAATCCAAAAATCTTGCTCCTAGATGAGGCCACTAGTGCGCTCGATGCTGGCTCAGAGAGTATTGTTCAAGAAGCCCTTGATCGATTGATGGTTGGAAGGACCACCGTTGTGGTTGCGCACAGGTTATCAACCATAAGGTGTGTTGACATGATCGCCGTGATCCAGCAAGGCCAGGTTGTTGAGACTGGTACTCATGATGAGCTCCTCGCCAAAGGAAGCTCAGGAGCTTACGCCGCTCTCATTAGATTCCAAGAGACGGCCAGAAACCGTGCATGCCCATCAACCCGCAAGTCCCGGTCATCCCGCTTGAGCAATTCCCTGTCCACTCGGTCATTGAGCCTCAGGTCAGGAAGCTTGAGGAACTTGAGCTACTCATACAGCACGGGAGCAGATGGCCGCATTGAGATGGTTTCCAATGCTGACAATGACCGAAAATACCCAGCGCCAAAGGGATACTTCTTCAAACTCCTTAAGCTGAATGCACCAGAGTGGCCCTACACCATACTGggtgctatcgggtccatcctCTCTGGGTTTATTGGCCCGACATTTGCTATTGTGATGAGCAACATGATTGAAGTGTTCTATTTCCGTAACCCCGACAAAATGGAGAAGAAGACCAGAGAGTATGTTTTCATTTACATCGGCACCGGGTTGTATGCCGTTGTTGCATACCTTGTCCAGCATTACTTCTTCAGCATCATGGGCGAAAATCTGACCACCAGGGTGCGGAGGATGATGCTTGCCG TGATCTTGAGGAACGACGTGGGATGGTTCGATCAAGAGGAGAACAATTCAAGCCTTGTGGCGGCACGCCTTGCCACCGACGCCGCGGATGTGAAGTCTGCCATTGCCGAACGGATATCAGTCATCCTGCAGAACGTGACGTCCCTCCTTGTGTCGTTTGTGGTGGGATTCATTATCGAATGGCGCGTGGcgctcctcatcctcgtcacCTTCCCTCTCCTCGTCCTTGCCAACTTTGCCCAG CAACTGTCCATGAAGGGCTTCGCCGGGGACACCGCCAAGGCGCATGCCAAGACAGGCATGATCGCCGGTGAGGGCGTCAGCAACATCCGCACCGTGGCGGCCTTCAACGCGCAGGACAAGATCCTGTCCCTCTTCTGCAGCGAGCTGCGCGTCCCGCAGATGCACAGCCTGCGCCGCAGCCAGATCTCGGGGGCGCTCTTCGGCCTCTCGCAGCTCTCGCTGTACGCCTCCGAGGCGCTCATCCTCTGGTTCGGCGCGCACCTCGTTCGCTCCCACGTGTCCACCTTCTCCAAGGTTATCAAGGTGTTCGTCGTGCTCGTCATCACCGCCAACTCCGTCGCCGAGACTGTCAGCCTCGCGCCGGAGATTGTCCGCGGCGGCGAGTCCATCCGGTCCGTGTTCGCCATCCTCAACAACAGGACGCGGATTGACCCAGATGAGCCGGACACTGAGCAGGTGGAGTCGATCCGCGGCGAGATTGACTTCCGCCATATCGACTTCGCCTACCCGACGCGTCCTGATGTGATGGTCTTCAAGGACTTCAACCTGAGGATCCGAGCTGGGCAGAGCCAGGCGATCGTTGGAGCAAGCGGGTCAGGGAAGAGCACTGTCATTGCTCTCATCGAGCGTTTCTACGACCCCATCGCTGGGAAGGTCATGATCGACGGCAAGGACATCCGACGGCTCAACTTGAAGTCCCTGCGCCGCAAGATCGGCCTGGTGCAGCAGGAGCCCGTGCTGTTCGCCACCAGCATCCTTGAGAACATCGCCTACGGCAAGGACGGCGTGACGGAAAAGGAGGTCATCGAGGCGGCCAAGGTGGCCAACGTGCACGGCTTCGTCAGCGCGCTCCCGGACGGGTACAAGACCCCCGTCGGCGAGCGTGGGGTGCAGCTCTCGGGGGGCCAGAAGCAGCGCATCGCGATCGCGCGCGCGGTGCTCAAGGACCCCGCCGTGCTCCTGCTGGACGAGGCGACGAGCGCCCTGGACGCCGAGTCCGAGTGCGTGCTGCAGGAGGCGCTGGAGCGCATCATGAAGGGCCGCACCGCGGTGCTGGTCGCGCACCGGCTGTCGACGATCCGGGGCGTGGACTCGATTGCCGTGGTACAAGACGGGCGCGTGGTGGAGCAGGGCAGCCACGGGGACCTCGTGTCGCGGCCCGACGGCGCGTACTCGCGGCTGCTGCAGGTGCAGCTACACCACGCCTGA